In a single window of the Enoplosus armatus isolate fEnoArm2 chromosome 15, fEnoArm2.hap1, whole genome shotgun sequence genome:
- the LOC139297553 gene encoding sodium-dependent lysophosphatidylcholine symporter 1-B-like isoform X2 yields the protein MARGEGAEQYAASLLSVKPINTEIKTAKDLRTRLSVWSKLCYAIGGAPYQITGSALGFFLQIYLLDVAQLDPSHASIILFVGRAWDAVTDPTVGFLVSRSRWTSIGRMMPWILCSTPFAVLTYLLIWYVPPFEQGKVVWYLIFYCLFQSMQTCFHVPYSALTMFISNDQKERDSATAYRMMVEVLGTVLGTAIQGQIVGGSADCPTEPDVPDSSNATKINMSRVTLDDTKQAYLTASGVICIIYVLCAAILFFGVKEQKESGRKKSQPLSFCQGLRLVMSHEPYIKLVLGFLFTSLAFMLLEGNFALFITYTLGHRNHFQNILLVIMLAGALTIPWWQWFLTRFGKKMAVYFGISWAVPFMILIISIKSNLIISYMVSVAAGVSVAAAFLLPWSMLPDVVDDFKVRNPDIHGHEALFYSFYVFFLKFASGVSLGISTLSLKFAGYVTGSCSQPEAVSLTLKVLVSPVPVVLIAVGLLIFKTYPIDEERRLGNRKLLKEMLDSEADSESETSALGSTV from the exons ATGGCACGAGGAGAGGGCGCCGAGCAATACGCGGCGAGTTTACTATCAGTCAAGCCTATAAATACAGAGATCAAGACGGCGAAG GACCTGAGAactcgtctgtctgtgtggagcAAACTATGCTATGCCATCGGTGGGGCTCCCTACCAGATCACGGGCAGCGCTCTGGGCTTCTTCCTCCAGATCTACCTGCTGGATGTGGCTCAG CTGGATCCATCCCATGCCTCTATCATCTTGTTCGTGGGCCGGGCCTGGGATGCCGTCACAGACCCAACAGTTGGTTTCCTGGTGAGCCGGAGTAGATGGACCAGCATCGGCCGCATGATGCCCTG GATCCTATGCTCTACCCCGTTTGCGGTGCTGACCTACTTGCTGATCTGGTACGTGCCTCCTTTTGAGCAAGGGAAGGTCGTCTGGTACCTGATCTTTTACTGCCTCTTCCAGTCAATGCAGACG TGCTTCCATGTACCATATTCAGCCCTCACCATGTTCATCAGCAACGACCAGAAAGAGAGGGACTCTGCCACCGCTTATC GTATGATGGTGGAGGTTCTGGGCACAGTTCTGGGTACTGCGATCCAGGGACAGATAGTGGGTGGCAGTGCAGATTGTCCCACTGAGCCTGATGTCCCCGACAGCAGCAACGCAACCAAAATCAACATGTCCAGAGTTACACTGGATGACACG aAACAAGCTTACTTGACTGCTTCAGGGGTCATCTGCATCATCTACGTCCTCTGTgcagccatcttgttttttggTGTGAAGGAGCAAAAAG AGAGCGGGCGAAAAAAATCCCAGCCCCTCTCCTTCTGTCAGGGCCTGCGGCTGGTGATGAGCCACGAACCATACATCAAACTGGTCCTCGGcttcctcttcacctctctGGCCTTCATG CTGCTGGAGGGAAACTTTGCTCTTTTCATCACCTACACTCTCGGCCATAGGAACCACTTCCAGAATATCCTCCTGGTTATCATG CTCGCTGGGGCTCTAACCATCCCGTGGTGGCAGTGGTTTCTGACCCGGTTTGGGAAGAAGATGGCAGTTTACTTCGGCATctct TGGGCAGTACCCTTCATGATCCTAATCATCAGCATCAAGAGCAACCTGATCATTTCTTACATGGTCTCGGTGGCGGCCGGTGTGAGCGTGGCGGCAGCTTTCCTCCTGCCTTG GTCAATGCTTCCCGATGTAGTGGACGACTTCAAGGTCAGGAACCCAGACATCCACGGTCACGAAGCCCTCTTCTACTCCTTCTATGTGTTCTTTCTCAAGTTTGCCTCTGGAGTATCTCTGGGTATCTCCACACTGAGTTTGAA ATTTGCCGGGTATGTGACCGGGAGCTGCTCACAACCTGAGGCGGTCAGTTTAACTCTGAAGGTGCTGGTGTCTCCTGTGCCTGTGGTTCTTATTGCTGTGGGCCTGTTGATATTTAAGACCTACCCTATTGATGAAGAAAGGAGGCTTGGCAACCGAAAACTACTCAAGGAAATGCT GGACTCTGAAGCAGATTCTGAATCTGAAACTTCAGCGCTTGGGAGCACGGTGTAG
- the LOC139297553 gene encoding sodium-dependent lysophosphatidylcholine symporter 1-B-like isoform X1 codes for MARGEGAEQYAASLLSVKPINTEIKTAKPKDLRTRLSVWSKLCYAIGGAPYQITGSALGFFLQIYLLDVAQLDPSHASIILFVGRAWDAVTDPTVGFLVSRSRWTSIGRMMPWILCSTPFAVLTYLLIWYVPPFEQGKVVWYLIFYCLFQSMQTCFHVPYSALTMFISNDQKERDSATAYRMMVEVLGTVLGTAIQGQIVGGSADCPTEPDVPDSSNATKINMSRVTLDDTKQAYLTASGVICIIYVLCAAILFFGVKEQKESGRKKSQPLSFCQGLRLVMSHEPYIKLVLGFLFTSLAFMLLEGNFALFITYTLGHRNHFQNILLVIMLAGALTIPWWQWFLTRFGKKMAVYFGISWAVPFMILIISIKSNLIISYMVSVAAGVSVAAAFLLPWSMLPDVVDDFKVRNPDIHGHEALFYSFYVFFLKFASGVSLGISTLSLKFAGYVTGSCSQPEAVSLTLKVLVSPVPVVLIAVGLLIFKTYPIDEERRLGNRKLLKEMLDSEADSESETSALGSTV; via the exons ATGGCACGAGGAGAGGGCGCCGAGCAATACGCGGCGAGTTTACTATCAGTCAAGCCTATAAATACAGAGATCAAGACGGCGAAG CCAAAGGACCTGAGAactcgtctgtctgtgtggagcAAACTATGCTATGCCATCGGTGGGGCTCCCTACCAGATCACGGGCAGCGCTCTGGGCTTCTTCCTCCAGATCTACCTGCTGGATGTGGCTCAG CTGGATCCATCCCATGCCTCTATCATCTTGTTCGTGGGCCGGGCCTGGGATGCCGTCACAGACCCAACAGTTGGTTTCCTGGTGAGCCGGAGTAGATGGACCAGCATCGGCCGCATGATGCCCTG GATCCTATGCTCTACCCCGTTTGCGGTGCTGACCTACTTGCTGATCTGGTACGTGCCTCCTTTTGAGCAAGGGAAGGTCGTCTGGTACCTGATCTTTTACTGCCTCTTCCAGTCAATGCAGACG TGCTTCCATGTACCATATTCAGCCCTCACCATGTTCATCAGCAACGACCAGAAAGAGAGGGACTCTGCCACCGCTTATC GTATGATGGTGGAGGTTCTGGGCACAGTTCTGGGTACTGCGATCCAGGGACAGATAGTGGGTGGCAGTGCAGATTGTCCCACTGAGCCTGATGTCCCCGACAGCAGCAACGCAACCAAAATCAACATGTCCAGAGTTACACTGGATGACACG aAACAAGCTTACTTGACTGCTTCAGGGGTCATCTGCATCATCTACGTCCTCTGTgcagccatcttgttttttggTGTGAAGGAGCAAAAAG AGAGCGGGCGAAAAAAATCCCAGCCCCTCTCCTTCTGTCAGGGCCTGCGGCTGGTGATGAGCCACGAACCATACATCAAACTGGTCCTCGGcttcctcttcacctctctGGCCTTCATG CTGCTGGAGGGAAACTTTGCTCTTTTCATCACCTACACTCTCGGCCATAGGAACCACTTCCAGAATATCCTCCTGGTTATCATG CTCGCTGGGGCTCTAACCATCCCGTGGTGGCAGTGGTTTCTGACCCGGTTTGGGAAGAAGATGGCAGTTTACTTCGGCATctct TGGGCAGTACCCTTCATGATCCTAATCATCAGCATCAAGAGCAACCTGATCATTTCTTACATGGTCTCGGTGGCGGCCGGTGTGAGCGTGGCGGCAGCTTTCCTCCTGCCTTG GTCAATGCTTCCCGATGTAGTGGACGACTTCAAGGTCAGGAACCCAGACATCCACGGTCACGAAGCCCTCTTCTACTCCTTCTATGTGTTCTTTCTCAAGTTTGCCTCTGGAGTATCTCTGGGTATCTCCACACTGAGTTTGAA ATTTGCCGGGTATGTGACCGGGAGCTGCTCACAACCTGAGGCGGTCAGTTTAACTCTGAAGGTGCTGGTGTCTCCTGTGCCTGTGGTTCTTATTGCTGTGGGCCTGTTGATATTTAAGACCTACCCTATTGATGAAGAAAGGAGGCTTGGCAACCGAAAACTACTCAAGGAAATGCT GGACTCTGAAGCAGATTCTGAATCTGAAACTTCAGCGCTTGGGAGCACGGTGTAG
- the LOC139297888 gene encoding zona pellucida sperm-binding protein 3-like, translated as MKTKWRLYILWSVLSLGLLSCAVDTGRKKVFKLGSPKSKAIKLSTTGDRRPSQRLPAGTSPLSQLGPHRPYPPPTPGTPRSVRPGEPEAKIPSDFAHLPDVSVSCSTSDFVVRVKPAFYGLRADAEELKLGDTCRSNGVLRPYGDLLFTYPLTACDAVRQTPRGYLVYKFVLHYEPSPKRFPSRAHRIDVDIECRYQSNHHVYQLTVQPTWKTAVVRKRLKGSPTDFQIELMDDSWSRQAAKVYQLGKTVNFQVIAPHLPTGGKLYISSCYATPSSGSKSSLKYTIIDNFGCMLDSKRDPGASQFISRTDKTLRFSLEAFQFTSDPDTEVNIHCKLFVTPEDPGPAHKSCTYRGNRWKALTGDDSICECCDSQCVTSKPRRAMMEGSASSGSLLVSDQPYTAEDGFLPVSPSSVSMSREGEATVNHYTDELHSHENLWESADVIKEEEEEEVYTDEEEQLDEEESVLSVMAEPELDELGFRERVLEEEKKESEVKDLNQPEEDGSGHRVQERFSESEEEEEEGFEGKDDISDVQQAIHSNQKEGEVLRHWVQLEQMLPSEVSRQRELRPLVSEGEEENRKHTGRDEEGDRMMASEVKWKSDDGLTDLVDDREMTWYFTWR; from the exons ATGAAAACAAAGTGGCGTCTCTATATTTTGTGGAGTGTTTTATCACTTGGCCTCCTCAGCTGTGCAGTGGACACTGGAAGGAAAAAGGTTTTCAAACTGGGTTCGCCGAAATCCAAAGCAATCAAGCTGTCAACAACAGGCGACAGAAGACCCTCCCAAAGGTTACCTGCCGGCACTTCTCCATTGTCTCAACTCGGTCCCCACAGGCCCTACCCCCCTCCGACACCTGGCACACCTCGATCCGTGCGTCCAGGCGAACCCGAGGCAAAGATCCCGTCGGACTTTGCTCACCTCCCAGACGTCTCTGTGAGCTGCTCCACGTCTGACTTTGTCGTGCGGGTCAAACCAGCTTTCTACGGTCTTCGCGCAGATGCAGAGGAGCTGAAATTAGGCGACACCTGCAGAAGCAACGGGGTGCTCAGACCGTACGGCGACCTGCTCTTCACGTATCCCCTGACAGCGTGTGATGCCGTGCGCCAG ACGCCCCGCGGTTATCTGGTCTACAAATTCGTGCTCCATTATGAGCCCTCGCCAAAACGTTTCCCAAGCAGAGCGCACCGGATCGATGTCGACATTGAATGCCGTTATCAAAG CAACCATCACGTGTACCAGCTGACCGTGCAGCCCACTTGGAAAACTGCTGTTGTGCGTAAAAGGCTGAAAGGAAGTCCAACTGACTTCCAGATCGAGTTGATGGATG ATTCATGGAGCAGACAAGCAGCCAAGGTGTACCAGCTTGGAAAGACGGTTAATTTCCAGGTGATTGCTCCTCATCTCCCAACTGGTGGGAAACTGTACATCAGTAGCTGCTATGCTACACCATCCAGTGGTTCTAAATCATCCCTCAAATACACCATCATTGACAATTTTGG CTGTATGCTGGACAGCAAGAGAGACCCAGGGGCCTCTCAGTTCATCTCGCGGACAGACAAGACCCTGAGATTCTCCCTTGAGGCTTTCCAGTTCACTTCTGACCCTGACACGGAG GTCAATATTCACTGCAAATTGTTTGTAACACCTGAAGACCCGGGTCCCGCACACAAATCATGCACCTACAGAGGGAACAG GTGGAAGGCCCTTACTGGGGACGACTCCATATGTGAGTGCTGTGATTCCCAATGTGTGACCTCTAAACCGCGGAGGGCCATGATGGAAG GCTCTGCCAGCAGTGGGTCATTGCTGGTCTCTGACCAGCCGTACACAGCAGAAGATGGCTTTCTACCAGTCAGTCCCTCCTCAGTCAGCATGAGCAGGGAAGGCGAGGCCACAGTCAATCATTACACTGATGAACTGCACAGTCATGAGAACCTGTGGGAAAGTGCAGATGTaataaaggaggaggaagaagaagaagtctaCACAGATGAAGAGGAGCAGCTTGATGAAGAGGAAAGTGTCCTTAGCGTGATGGCAGAACCTGAGTTAGATgagttgggttttagggagagggtcttagaggaggagaagaaagagtcTGAAGTGAAGGATTTAAATCAGCCTGAAGAGGATGGATCAGGTCATAGAGTACAAGAGCGTTTTTcagagagtgaagaagaggaggaagagggattTGAAGGTAAAGATGATATATCTGACGTACAGCAGGCGATCCATTCGAATCAGAAGGAAGGTGAAGTGCTGCGTCACTGGGTGCAGTTGGAGCAAATGTTACCGTCAGAAGTCAGCCGACAGAGAGAGTTACGGCCACTGGTCTCCGAAGGCgaggaggaaaacaggaagcaTACAGGTAGAGATGAAGAGGGTGACAGGATGATGGCCTCTGAGGTGAAGTGGAAGAGTGATGACGGTCTTACAGATTTAGTAGATGATAGGGAGATGACCTGGTATTTCACATGGAGGTAG